The Magnetococcus marinus MC-1 genome contains the following window.
GGGTATGTTTGTAACCGTTCAGAGACCCCTCGTTCAGTGAGGATGTTCACCGTTTGAGAAGGAGTCAACTGCCGGGAATAGCGCCAATTTTGTTTGACCATGGCAAAGAATATCCTTGACACGATTTTCGTCGAAAATGTGAAATTTCAGAAGGAGAGTGCGATCCGATCTGTTTTTGCCTATCAAAGCCTTGAGGAGAGTTCTGGCGGGTTTTCAGCTGTGGCGCCCACCCCGGGTACGAGCGCATTTTTGCGCTGGATCCAATGGGGCGCAGAAGCGCAAAAATCTCTTCCTGGAAACCCGTGTTATCATGTGTGCGAGGATTCATTCACCGGCGATGATGTGGTGCGCGAACCATGAAGCTTTCAGATCACGACCTGCTCCAGATTGATGAGGAATATCTCTCCTCACTATCGTCTGCAGAGTTACTGGCCGTCAGCCGGAAAATGTTGGAGGATCTCAAGGAATCTCGTGAGCGTTTGAACCGAACACCCGACAACAGTTCCCAGCCGCCCAGCAGTCGTCCGGCGTACCTTGGGATTCCAGTTGAGCAAGACGAAACGCTTTCGGATGAGGATGAAGAGGACGTTTCGCCGGTGGAGAAGAAGGGAACCGATGATGCGGATGGAGATGATTCACCAGGGCCATCCGGCAGTTCTACTCCCTCTGCTCCAGGAAATGGTAAGTCGGATTCCTCAGGCAAGAAGCCGAAAGGCAGGGCTGGGAAGCCAGTTGGGGCCAAGGGATTCGGCAGAACGCAGATAATTCCGATTCGGAGTACCGTGGTTCATCGAGCGGAAACGTGTGCTGCCTGCGATGCTGCCCTTCCCTTGGATGCTCGATTTACAGCTCGAATCGGCTATGTGACCATCGATCTGATAAGGGGTGCCCCGGATCAGCCTGGATTGAGGCTAGAGGGGACCAAGCACCTTTTTGGGGAAGTTGCCTGTAGATGCGGCCATATTTCATGTACCGGTCCCGGCACAGGGGATAGACTTGAGATTGCAGGACGCAAAACCGCAACCAGTTTGAGTGAATGGCGTATTGTCGGCCCCATGTTGGCTGCTTTCATTGTTGCGCTCGCAAAACGGATGCGGTTGTCTCGCTCCAAGGTTCAGGAGTTTTTGATCGATTGGTTCGGCCTGGAGTTGAGTGTCGGGACCATCGACAATTGCATACGTGAGGTCGGACTGGCTGCCGCCCCTGTTCAGGATGAACTGATTGCCGAACTTCGTGCATCCGCTCTGGCTCATGTAGACGAAACGCCTTGGAAGCAAAAAGGTCAAGCTTTGTGGCTCTGGGTTTTCGCGACGGCAAATACGGTCTTGTTTTGCGTGGGACGCCGGACTCGACAAATGGTCCTTGATATCCTGACCGAGGAATATGCAGGCTGGCTAATGAGCGATGGACTCATGAACTACCGGATTTTCTCCAGGCGGCTGCGCTGCTGGGCGCACTTGATCCGAAAAGCCAAGGGGTTGTCGACAAGCCTGGATAAAGAGAGCAAACGATTCGGCTCCAGGGTATTGGAGGTCCTGGAATACATGGTCGAAGAGGTCAAAGATGGATCGGATCCGCCAGCTGCCGAGTCGATTTTGGAAGAATTCCAGGGATACTGCGAATTGTACAGAGATTATCCCCCGTCCGAGAAAGTTCGCAGCCTTGCCGTTGAGCTTCTCAATGACTGGGATGTTATCTGGCAACCTGTGAGAGTTCCAGGGCTGCCGCTGACCAACAACGATGCGGAGCGGGCTCTGCGCCACTGGGTCATTGCGCGTCTGATCAGCCACGGAACTCGTACGGCAGAAGGGAGTCGGGTATTGGGTGTGCTGGCTAGCGTCATCGAAACTTGCCGATTGCGGAACGTGTCTCCCTGGGACTATCTTGCTGAGGTGATTGCTGAACGGAGAAAGGGAAACCTCGTACCGCCGTTACCGGCTCCAGTAGCCGCTTGATATCGGGGTCTCTGAACGGTTACCCCTAAACGGCTTTCAAGTTCCTCAATAAAAGAATCTCTTCCCATTGGCCTTCCTGTGCGCTCATGCAGCCTTATTCGTTCTTGTTCTTTCGAGCCTATACCTTGTTTTAGAAAACGGCTCCATTCCGGCACCAACTCCAATAATAGTGACACCTTTACTAGACTGTCGTCTTTCCCTTCCATATGAGCTTTGGCGCTACTCCAGCGATAATGCTCTGCTCCCTCAACCATACCGGCACAGACAGGATTCAACTCTACATACCGCACCGCCATCAACATATGCGGCTCATCCATGGGTGTTGAGGCATAGCGCCCCTGCCATAAGTGGCCCGTCCAACCTTTGCTAAAATTGATGCGCCTTGCATAGCGCAAATGCGTTTCACGCATTACTTCTTGAAGACCATGCTCCGTCGATGGAACCGCTACCAAATGGATATGCTTCGTCATCAGACAATAAGCTAATACCTCCACACCGTATTTTTGGCTCCAATAGCTTACTGTTTCTAAATAAAACAAATAATCTGCTTCCTCAAAAAATACATCCTGACGACGATTTCCACGCTGTGTTACATGAGGTGCCACTCACGCCACCACCACCCTCGCCATCCGCGCCATAACCCTTTACCCCTCAATTAGGTAACTGTCCCCGGAACTCTCAGGAACTCTCAGATCCTTTACCCCTCAATTAGGTAACTGTCCCCGGAACTCTCACAATTAGGTAACTGTCCCCGGAACTCTCAAGGTAACTGTCCCCGGAACTCTCAGATCCCAAGCTAAACCATGAGCTTCAGCCATAACAGCTCCTGTGTCCACATTTCTCAAGACCCAAAAGCTGTGTCCACCTACTCCACCGATAAGCTTGTAAGTATGAGACTCAATTTGATACTTATATGATGAATTGAGCAATACCTCATGCTGTAAAGTTATTTCACTCATCATTGACCCCCTCCAACCTAAAGTCTTCTTTGTTTGCAACATTAAATCTTAGAACATAGACCTTAACATCAAGCTTATCAGACTTGTCGATCATTATCCTTATTAGCTGCATATCATGCCACACCACCCCTCCAAAAT
Protein-coding sequences here:
- a CDS encoding IS66-like element ISMasp4 family transposase, with product MKLSDHDLLQIDEEYLSSLSSAELLAVSRKMLEDLKESRERLNRTPDNSSQPPSSRPAYLGIPVEQDETLSDEDEEDVSPVEKKGTDDADGDDSPGPSGSSTPSAPGNGKSDSSGKKPKGRAGKPVGAKGFGRTQIIPIRSTVVHRAETCAACDAALPLDARFTARIGYVTIDLIRGAPDQPGLRLEGTKHLFGEVACRCGHISCTGPGTGDRLEIAGRKTATSLSEWRIVGPMLAAFIVALAKRMRLSRSKVQEFLIDWFGLELSVGTIDNCIREVGLAAAPVQDELIAELRASALAHVDETPWKQKGQALWLWVFATANTVLFCVGRRTRQMVLDILTEEYAGWLMSDGLMNYRIFSRRLRCWAHLIRKAKGLSTSLDKESKRFGSRVLEVLEYMVEEVKDGSDPPAAESILEEFQGYCELYRDYPPSEKVRSLAVELLNDWDVIWQPVRVPGLPLTNNDAERALRHWVIARLISHGTRTAEGSRVLGVLASVIETCRLRNVSPWDYLAEVIAERRKGNLVPPLPAPVAA
- a CDS encoding transposase; its protein translation is MAPHVTQRGNRRQDVFFEEADYLFYLETVSYWSQKYGVEVLAYCLMTKHIHLVAVPSTEHGLQEVMRETHLRYARRINFSKGWTGHLWQGRYASTPMDEPHMLMAVRYVELNPVCAGMVEGAEHYRWSSAKAHMEGKDDSLVKVSLLLELVPEWSRFLKQGIGSKEQERIRLHERTGRPMGRDSFIEELESRLGVTVQRPRYQAATGAGNGGTRFPFLRSAITSAR